The following are encoded together in the Cyanobacterium aponinum PCC 10605 genome:
- a CDS encoding MoaD/ThiS family protein codes for MSVKVLIPTPLQKFTKDQATIECSASNIQELIDALEANCPGIKARLCDEAGVPRRFLNFYVNSEDIRFLDNTATPLSDGDEVSIVPAVAGG; via the coding sequence ATGTCCGTAAAAGTATTAATTCCCACTCCTTTACAAAAATTTACTAAAGATCAAGCAACCATCGAGTGTTCTGCTTCCAACATTCAAGAATTAATTGACGCTTTAGAGGCAAATTGCCCCGGTATTAAAGCTCGTCTTTGTGATGAGGCAGGAGTGCCCCGTCGCTTCCTCAATTTCTACGTTAATAGCGAGGATATTCGTTTTCTTGACAATACTGCTACTCCTTTATCTGATGGTGATGAGGTAAGTATTGTACCTGCTGTTGCTGGGGGCTAA